The segment AAAGTTGTGGTTTTAGAGTTTGCGCCGTCAATTAGGGTGAGTATTGGCGAAGAATTTAATTTGCCTCTTGGCTCTGACACCACAGGAAAGTTAGTGGCTGGAATTAAAAAGCTGGGAGTAAATAAAGTTTTTGATGTAAGCGTTGGCGCTGATTTTACCACTGTGGAAGAAGCAAAAGAATTAAGAGAAAGACTGGAAAGTGGAAAAAATTTGCCGATGCTTACTTCTTGTTGCCCTTCTTGGGTAAAGTTTGTTGAGTTTTATCATCCGGAATTTATTTCTCATTTGACATTAGTAAGGTCTCCTCATATTATTTTAGGCGGGTTGATTAAAACATTTTGGGCAAAAAAAGAAAATATTGACCCTAAAAAAATTGTTGTTGTCTCAGTAATGCCTTGCGTGGCTAAAAAATATGAAATAGAAAGGGAAGAATTAAAAATTAAGGGATTAAAGCCTGTTGATTATGTTTTAACTACTCGAGAATTGGCTTATCTTTTCATTAAACATAAAATTGATTTAAAAAAGATTAAACCACAAAAACCGGACGCTCCCTGGGGAGTTCCCAGCGGAGCCGGTGTAATTTACGGAGCCAGCGGCGGGGTGATGGAGTCAGCCCTGAAAACTCTTTATCAGCAATTAACTCAAAGAAAATTATCAAATATAAAATTTAAAAAAATAAAAGGGATAGAAGGAGCTAAAAAAGCAAAGATTGAGATTAACAACAGAATTATTAACATTGCCGTGGTTAATGGTTTAGGAAACGCAAAAAAATTTTTAGAAGAAATAAAAAATAATCCTAAATTATACGATTATGTAGAAATAATGGCTTGTCCTGGCGGATGTATCGGCGGCGGCGGACAACCTTTGTCTACTGATATGGCAATTAGACAAAAAAGAGCTAATAGTCTTTATCAAGTTAGCAGAAAAAAAGAAATTAAATTAGCTCATAAAAATCCCATAGTTGAAGAAGTTTATCAAAAATTTTTCACTTCAAAAGAGAAAATTCATTCTATTTGCCATACTAAATATCATTCTAAAAAAAGAGATTAAATTTTATAAACAATTATAGTAAATAAAATTTTGAAAAA is part of the Parcubacteria group bacterium ADurb.Bin159 genome and harbors:
- a CDS encoding Iron hydrogenase 1; its protein translation is MNKNKKIQIQINNKNINGQEGETILEVAKKNKIEIPALCFHPDLSIKANCRLCLVEIKGKNGLYPACFTKIEPGMKIITNSAKINKARKINLELIFSQHCEECYDCVWGFDCLLLKLAKKYKVKITRFPDRKKGYPLYQFGPALIFDSSKCIDCRNCVDVCQKQGIEFLKTKEKGHLFQVIPSEDKNKDCVYCGQCITHCPAGAFEAVGEFEEVETPLLDKNKVVVLEFAPSIRVSIGEEFNLPLGSDTTGKLVAGIKKLGVNKVFDVSVGADFTTVEEAKELRERLESGKNLPMLTSCCPSWVKFVEFYHPEFISHLTLVRSPHIILGGLIKTFWAKKENIDPKKIVVVSVMPCVAKKYEIEREELKIKGLKPVDYVLTTRELAYLFIKHKIDLKKIKPQKPDAPWGVPSGAGVIYGASGGVMESALKTLYQQLTQRKLSNIKFKKIKGIEGAKKAKIEINNRIINIAVVNGLGNAKKFLEEIKNNPKLYDYVEIMACPGGCIGGGGQPLSTDMAIRQKRANSLYQVSRKKEIKLAHKNPIVEEVYQKFFTSKEKIHSICHTKYHSKKRD